One segment of Theobroma cacao cultivar B97-61/B2 chromosome 9, Criollo_cocoa_genome_V2, whole genome shotgun sequence DNA contains the following:
- the LOC18587598 gene encoding uncharacterized protein LOC18587598 has protein sequence MAASKLVIFSLFVALIFAQVRADASIEPVPESAGADSSARKIELDQLKAKIRLLESNDEEKTRELKTKDELIKQKEKIIQEKSDSIASLNTEISSLQKKGTSDAKEQVGKAHARALELQKQVDTLKSELEAKLKDKDSLEARATDAENKLTELNLKLENLQKINNKQKSKIAKTERALKVAEEELMKAKFEATSKTNELMEVHGAWLPPWLAVKLIHCQAFVQTHWNERGKPAMDMVIQKALEKKALAEKWAEPRMETIKTKWVPAVKDQWLVVTTYAEPHVQLLTAKTVEVYEVSKSAITPHIIKVQEIVDPYFQEAKKFSKPYIDQVATLAKPHVDKVRVVMKPYTKEVVNAYGKFLELATTYHHQVQASVREMLKKHELTRPLATKELEWFAASALLALPIIILFRICSAIFCKKAKKPVRHANTNQGRRKAKRGHPDKQTA, from the exons ATGGCGGCCTCAAAGCTCGTGATTTTCTCCCTCTTTGTAGCCCTAATTTTCGCCCAAGTTAGAGCGGATGCCTCGATCGAACCCGTGCCTGAATCGGCCGGCGCCGATTCCTCTGCTCGTAAGATTGAGTTGGATCAACTCAAGGCTAAGATCCGTCTTCTTG AATCAAATGATGAGGAAAAAACTCGAGAATTGAAGACCAAGGATGAGTTGATAAAGcagaaagagaaaatcatTCAAGAGAAATCCGACAGCATTGCATCCTTGAACACTGAAATATCATCTCTTCAG AAAAAGGGGACTTCAGATGCCAAGGAGCAAGTTGGGAAAGCTCACGCGCGGGCTCTTGAATTGCAGAAACAG GTTGATACACTTAAAAGTGAATTAGAAGCAAAATTAAAGGACAAAGATTCCTTGGAAGCCCGTGCAACTGATGCTGAGAACAAGTTGACTGAGTTGAATCTAAAGCTAGAGAAT CTTCAAAAGATCAATAACAAGCAGAAGAGCAAAATAGCAAAAACTGAGAGAGCTCTTAAAGTTGCTGAG gAAGAATTGATGAAGGCAAAGTTTGAGGCCACTTCAAAAACAAACGAGTTGATGGAG GTTCATGGTGCGTGGCTCCCACCTTGGCTTGCTGTGAAGTTAATCCATTGTCAG GCCTTTGTTCAGACACATTGGAATGAGCGCGGAAAACCGGCCATGGATATGGTGATCCAGAAG GCTCTGGAGAAAAAGGCCTTAGCTGAAAAGTGGGCTGAACCCCGCATGGAAACAATTAAAACT AAATGGGTTCCAGCTGTAAAGGATCAGTGGTTGGTTGTAACTACATATGCTGAACCACATGTGCAATTGCTAACTGCAAAAACAGTTGAGGTTTATGAGGTATCAAAGAGTGCTATAACTCCTCATATTATCAAAGTTCAAGAAATAGTTGATCCTTACTTCCAG GAAGCTAAGAAGTTCAGTAAGCCATACATTGATCAGGTGGCTACTTTAGCAAAGCCTCATGTTGATAAAGTTCGTGTGGTGATGAAGCCCTATACGAAGGAAGTAGTTAATGCTTATGGGAAGTTTTTGGAATTGGCAACAACATACCATCATCAG GTTCAAGCCTCTGTCCGGGAAATGCTCAAGAAGCATGAGCTGACAAGACCTCTTGCAACCAAAGAGCTTGAGTGGTTTGCA GCATCAGCTTTATTGGCCCTacctattatcattttgtttAGAATATGTTCAGCAATTTTCTG CAAAAAGGCAAAGAAACCTGTTCGACATGCTAATACCAACCAGGGTCGTCGTAAGGCCAAAAGGGGGCACCCAGACAAGCAGACTGCATGA
- the LOC18587599 gene encoding NAC domain-containing protein 100 has protein sequence MAMEGQGKEETLPPGFRFHPTDEELITYYLVNKISDASFTGRAIADVDLNKCEPWDLPGKAKMGEKEWYFFSLRDRKYPTGVRTNRATNTGYWKTTGKDKEIFNSVTSELVGMKKTLVFYRGRAPRGEKTNWVMHEYRIHSKSSFRTTKQDEWVVCRVFQKSAGVKKYPSNQSRAVNPYNLEIGASVMPPAMMQAENYQFSMGRNYAELAELSRVLRGGPSTTVNLPIQSQINYPGGFTISGLNLNLGGASTQQVIRPMQPPPPPATHQQDVTATMMSATSFTAENGYGTAELNNANGPSNRFLSMDHCMDLDNYWATY, from the exons ATGGCAATGGAAGGACAGGGAAAAGAAGAAACCTTACCGCCAGGGTTCCGGTTTCATCCAACCGACGAAGAGCTCATCACTTACTATCTTGTGAACAAGATTTCAGATGCTAGCTTTACAGGAAGAGCTATTGCTGATGTTGATCTTAACAAGTGCGAGCCCTGGGACCTTCCTG GGAAGGCCAAAATGGGAGAAAAAGAGTGGTATTTTTTCAGCCTTCGGGATCGAAAATACCCAACTGGAGTAAGAACAAATCGAGCAACCAACACTGGTTACTGGAAAACCACAGGAAAAGACAAGGAGATCTTCAACAGCGTCACATCAGAGTTGGTTGGGATGAAGAAAACCTTAGTGTTTTACAGAGGGAGAGCTCCCAGAGGGGAGAAAACCAACTGGGTCATGCATGAATACCGTATTCACTCGAAATCATCTTTTAGAACTACCAAG CAGGATGAATGGGTTGTTTGCCGTGTGTTCCAGAAGAGTGCGGGGGTGAAAAAGTACCCTTCGAATCAATCAAGAGCAGTTAATCCCTACAACTTGGAAATAGGGGCAAGTGTCATGCCACCGGCAATGATGCAGGCGGAAAACTATCAGTTCTCTATGGGGCGGAACTACGCAGAACTAGCGGAGCTCTCAAGGGTCCTGAGGGGTGGTCCAAGCACTACTGTAAACCTGCCTATTCAATCCCAAATCAACTATCCAGGAGGGTTCACTATATCGGGGCTGAATTTGAATCTCGGAGGTGCCTCCACGCAGCAGGTAATACGACCAATGCAACCTCCGCCACCTCCAGCAACGCATCAACAAGACGTTACGGCCACCATGATGAGCGCCACTTCTTTCACCGCAGAGAATGGCTATGGTACTGCAGAGCTCAACAACGCAAATGGGCCTAGCAACAGATTCCTGAGCATGGACCATTGCATGGACTTAGACAACTATTGGGCTACATACTGA